A DNA window from Camelina sativa cultivar DH55 chromosome 17, Cs, whole genome shotgun sequence contains the following coding sequences:
- the LOC104757539 gene encoding upstream activation factor subunit UAF30 — protein sequence MAAISRVFGGFRTLMAKAATAEAVTVAGAAGKEGKGVFKVFTVSQPLASFAGETQLTRGTAVKKVWEYVKLHNLQNPANKREIHCDAKLKTIFDGKDKVGITEIMKLLSPHFPKSV from the exons ATGGCGgcaatttctagggtttttggaGGGTTCAGGACACTGATGGCGAAGGCGGCGACAGCTGAGGCCGTTACTGTCGCTGGAGCTGCTGGTAAAGAAGGAAAAGGGGTGTTCAAGGTGTTTACAGTCTCGCAGCCGTTGGCTAGCTTCGCCGGAGAAACCCAACTCACTCGTGGTACCGCCGTTAAGAAGGTTTGGGAGTATGTTAAGCTTCACAATCTCCAG AATCCGGCGAACAAGAGGGAGATACACTGCGATGCGAAGTTGAAGACGATTTTCGATGGCAAAGACAAAGTTGGAATCACAGAGATCATGAAGCTCCTGTCACCACATTTTCCCAAATCTGTTTGA
- the LOC104757540 gene encoding ABC transporter G family member 14 has translation MPQNCIAPRPEEDGGGMVQGLPDMSETQSKSVLAFPMVTSQPGLQMSMYPITLKFEEVVYKVKIEQTSSQCLGSWKSKEKTILNGITGMVCPGEILAMLGPSGSGKTTLLSALGGRLSKTFSGKVMYNGQPFSGCIKRRTGFVAQDDVLYPHLTVWETLFFTALLRLPSSLTRDEKAEHVDRVIAELGLNRCTNSMIGGPLFRGISGGEKKRVSIGQEMLINPSLLLLDEPTSGLDSTTAHRIITTIKRLASGGRTVVTTIHQPSSRIYHMFDKVVLLSEGSPIYYGSASSAMEYFSSLGFSTSMTVNPADLLLDLANGIPPDSQKETTEQEQKTVKETLVSAYEKNISAKLKAELCNAESHSYEYTKAAAKNLKSEQWCTTWWYQFTVLLQRGVRERRFESFNKLRIFQVISVAFLGGLLWWHTPKSHIQDRTALLFFFSVFWGFYPLYNAVFTFPQEKRMLIKERSSGMYRLSSYFMARNVGDLPLELALPTAFVFIIYWMGGLKPDPTTFILSLLVVLYSVLVAQGLGLAFGALLMNIKQATTLASVTTLVFLIAGGYYVQQIPPFIVWLKYLSYSYYCYKLLLGIQYTDDDYYECSKGVWCRVGDFPAIKSMGLNNLWIDVFVMGVMLVGYRLIAYMALHRVKLR, from the exons ATGCCTCAGAACTGCATAGCACCAAGGCCtgaagaagatggtggaggCATGGTACAAGGTTTGCCAGACATGTCAGAAACGCAGAGCAAATCTGTACTAGCCTTCCCCATGGTCACTTCACAACCTGGTCTCCAGATGTCCATGTACCCCATAACTCTCAAG TTTGAGGAGGTTGTGTACAAGGTTAAGATAGAGCAGACAAGTAGTCAGTGCTTGGGATCATggaaaagcaaagagaagacGATTCTGAATGGGATAACAGGAATGGTTTGTCCAGGAGAGATTCTAGCCATGTTAGGTCCCTCAGGCAGTGGCAAAACCACTCTTCTCTCAGCTCTCGGGGGCCGCCTCTCCAAAACTTTCTCAGGTAAAGTCATGTACAACGGTCAGCCTTTCTCCGGCTGCATCAAACGCAGAACAGGGTTTGTTGCTCAGGATGACGTCCTGTACCCTCACCTCACGGTTTGGGAGACTCTCTTCTTTACTGCACTTCTACGGCTACCAAGTAGCTTGACCAGAGACGAGAAGGCTGAGCATGTGGACCGAGTTATCGCTGAACTCGGATTAAATCGGTGTACAAACAGCATGATAGGAGGACCACTGTTCAGAGGAATATCAGGAGGTGAGAAAAAAAGGGTTAGCATTGGTCAAGAAATGCTGATCAATCCTAGCTTGCTCCTTCTTGATGAACCAACTTCAGGTCTTGATTCGACCACTGCTCACCGCATTATAACCACAATCAAACGGCTGGCTTCTGGAGGAAGAACAGTCGTCACCACTATTCATCAGCCATCAAGCCGTATATACCATATGTTTGACAAGGTGGTTTTGCTCTCTGAAGGAAGTCCCATCTACTATGGCTCTGCATCTTCTGCTATGGAATATTTCAGTTCTCTTGGATTCTCCACTTCCATGACAGTTAACCCAGCTGACCTTTTACTTGACCTTGCAAACG GAATTCCACCTGATTCTCAGAAGGAGACCACGGAACAAGAACAGAAGACAGTAAAAGAAACCCTTGTTTCAGCTTATGAGAAGAACATTTCTGCTAAACTGAAAGCTGAACTCTGCAATGCGGAATCTCATAGCTATGAGTACACCAAAGCTGCTG CCAAAAATCTCAAGTCAGAACAATGGTGCACAACTTGGTGGTACCAGTTCACTGTATTGCTCCAAAGAGGAGTCAGAGAGAGGAGATTCGAATCTTTCAACAAGCTCAGGATATTCCAAGTCATCAGTGTAGCTTTTCTTGGTGGTCTTCTATGGTGGCATACTCCAAAATCTCACATCCAAGATAGA ACTgccttgctcttcttcttctcagtctTTTGGGGCTTCTACCCGCTATACAACGCGGTTTTCACATTTCCTCAAGAGAAAAGAATGCTAATCAAGGAACGTTCTTCAGGAATGTACCGTCTCTCCTCCTATTTTATGGCTAGAAACGTTGGGGACCTGCCCTTGGAACTTGCCCTTCCAACTGCTTTTGTGTTCATAATTTACTGGATGGGTGGACTTAAACCAGACCCAACAACGTTTATCCTCTCACTACTGGTTGTTCTCTACTCCGTCCTTGTCGCTCAAGGTCTTGGCTTAGCCTTTGGTGCTCTGCTTATGAACATCAAGCAAGCCACAACGTTAGCATCTGTTACTACACTCGTGTTTCTCATAGCTGGAGGGTATTACGTGCAGCAAATCCCTCCTTTCATCGTATGGCTCAAGTACCTAAGCTATAGCTACTACTGCTACAAGCTGCTTTTGGGTATTCAATACACTGATGACGACTACTATGAGTGTTCAAAGGGAGTCTGGTGCAGAGTTGGAGATTTCCCAGCAATCAAGTCAATGGGACTGAACAATTTGTGGATCGACGTGTTTGTTATGGGAGTGATGTTGGTTGGTTATCGACTCATAGCCTACATGGCACTGCATCGAGTGAAGTTGAGGTAA
- the LOC104759597 gene encoding LOW QUALITY PROTEIN: defensin-like protein 316 (The sequence of the model RefSeq protein was modified relative to this genomic sequence to represent the inferred CDS: deleted 2 bases in 1 codon; substituted 3 bases at 3 genomic stop codons): protein MILHSECLMSIGSSYLVGVHMTHXKSYSIPAKNXRSYSCDSLRILYHYSCLTTRDLDICDCSNSKTXIICLIRRRLKSNRGDIIRMIRLNL, encoded by the exons ATGATTCTACATAGTGAATGTCTCATGTCTATCGGTTCGTCATATCTTGTAGGCGTTCATATGACACATTAAAAAAGTTACAGCATACCCGCG AAAAACTGAAGGTCATATTCTTGTGATAGCCTGAGAATCTTATACCACTATTCTTGTCTAACCACCAGGGATTTAGATATATGTGATTGCTCGAATTCGAAAACATAAATAATCTGTCTTATCCGGCGACGACTAAAATCCAATAGAGG AGACATCATTAGAATGATCAGGCTTAACCTCTAG